The genomic region ataagttttatagtctgggaatgaaaaaaattatattgtgttccgggtgtaattccagagcaagtatagttaccacccttggcttgttgaatgatgtcttgagttggattctcctttggtcttaatcgttcctcacggcctctcctgcaacaatgaacgaactgagggcttggctttgtgccaagcgtactcactccgacgctcaagtcagtaaacttaagagataagttgttacttggctgaatgtgtattgtagagagataaggaagatattaccagatgaatagtgtatctaggttaaattgtggatcatttcctcaatgagggttgaggagtatttatagactttcaccttttgtcacgtagtggccaagtggccaagtggctagcaggcggaaagaccgttataccctcggccgatggacctatggcaggccgaccgagggatcttggatatgagtacgctaTATGTGCCCCATTTGTGAGTTACTGGCCGAGACCCAGTGATGAGCCGATGTCTTTGCATCGGCTAGGGTCATCCAAGTGTGTTGACCGGCTGGttagttgcctggccgagacccacgtgacaggccgacaggtgacgtcggctaggctgtccaaggtgctgacttgctttggatatatttgaccttgctcaatatgttgactcggtcagcgggtgcagaatatgccccatcaatttgcccccagcgtagtctatgccgtggtatgggctccgatgtgtgttgagcgtatattctgcgatcatttttaataaagcttgtttattttgcctccggcttggccggggtctttatctcattttcatctgagttgtcttcttacgttattaattgagcgcttcttttctGTTTCTACCATCGGCCTAGTcggggcagttagaatgcgtatctcaactgtacttaacgtttttaaacatgttggcctGTCGGTGGCGTCCTCGTTCAggctcggtcttaattagccgaggcgtcggatttgcgcttcccaacggtcgttgtgaacatgttagcgtatcggtcgttgtgtccccgctgCTTCCCGACCTTGGCCGAGggaatcggggttacggcgcgacagcgttcgtatttATAGACGATATTGATCGCGTCCTCGTTCACGCTcggtcttagttagccgaggtgtcagatttgcgtctcaactgtacttatgcgttcttaagctcggtcttaatttgccgagagcAAGTcgcgttcccccgtcactcccggctttggccgaggtgatcgaggttttggcgtgTGTCGATgttgtaaatatctaggcatatcggctcgttcccccgtcgccctcggtcttaattagccgaggtgatcgaggttttggcgctgtCTGCCGTCGTAAATATATTAGCatgtcggctcgttcccccgtcactcccggctttggccgaggtgatcgaggttttggcgctgtctgctgttgtaaatatctaggcatatcggctcgttcccccgtcgccctcggtcttaattagccgaggtgatcgaggttttggcgctgtCTGCCGTCGTAAATATATTAGCAtgtcggctcgttccccgtcactccggctttggccgaggtgatcgaggtttggCGTTGTCTTTgttgtaaatatctaggcatatcggctcgttccccgtcgccctcggtcttaattagccgaggtgatcgaggttttgcgcGCCATCTACCGTCGTAAATATATTAGCAtgtcggctcgttccccgtcactccggctttggccgaggtgatcgaggttttgcgtCTGTCTTTgttgtaaatatctaggcatatcggctcgttcccccgtcgccctcggtcttaattagccgaggtgatcgaggttttggcgctgtCTGCCGTCGTAAATATATTAGCatgtcggctcgttcccccgtcactcccggctttggccgaggtgatcgaggttttagTATTGTTTGCTTTCCTCGGGGATGGCCTCGTtgcgcggcgacgctgtcctcccgcgagtggggaaggactttggtcggcCCGGCGCGTatgggctccgccggcgtcctaatATGCTCCGCTCCTTGCACTGCCCCCGACAAGCTGTTCGGGGTCACTTTGTGGGTCCGGGTCACCTGCgggtgtgctgccgtcaccgtcgttgcggcgggggtgatcggcgtattacccatcaggtccaggagtagcttcagtttggttgcatcgaccacatgtcccatgatagtgaccTGGCCGTGGCGCGGTGTTCACAGTAGtatcggcatcccgtacgccggttgaattactcggccggtggaggacggcccgatctcagaattagggaatgtGTCGtcctggtagaatgcggtttcgtcggtcactattacctctggttgtttcgacatcttcttagctttttgggtgggtttttgttttgtgtttttaagggatttgattaacttttagtatctttttcccacagacggcgccaattgttccgggtgtaattccagagcaagtataattaccacccttggcttgttgaatgatgtcttgagttggattctcctttggtcttaatcgttcctcacggcctctcctgcaacaatgaacgaactgagggcttggctttgtgccaagcgtactcactccgacgctcaagtcagtaaacttaagagataagttgttacttggctgaatgtgtattgtagagagataaggaagatattaccagatgaatagtgtatctaggttaaattgtggatcatttcctcaatgagggttgaggagtatttatagactttcaccttttgtcacgtagtggccaagtggctagcaggcggaaagaccgttataccctcggccgatggacctatggcaggccgaccgagggatcttggatatgagtacgctaTATGTGCCCCATTGGCGAGTTGCTggccgagaccagtgacagccgATGTCTTTGATCGGCTAGGTCATCAAGTGTGTTGACCGGCTGGttagttgcctggccgagacccacgtgacaggccgacaggtggcgtcggctaggctgtccaaggtgctgacttgctttggatatatttgaccttgctcaatatgttgactcggtcagcgggtgcagaatatgccccatcatattGGACAAactgaatacatatgagattttgataggtttcaatagtgtgataacgagtatgtgtacgagtgtgtatgtacatagtgatcgcgagtgcatttgaataatcaaaacaaaagtaatgattattaagtaatatagtattataaacgtaacgacatgaaaaagtagaaaacacgttacatttttatttaatatctttaattaaatatgtataagtcaaatataaaatattgattatgactatccaaatactccgtattacttttagttaaatattttatatgttattttttaaatactttgaagttaaacatcaaaaaataatatttgagaaagttcaacctattatatttacatttagaggtaaactcttaaacatcattatatatagttgttttaaaaaaaaaaagtgcaaaTTTCTCATAGATATGTTGACTCATATCGcatgcaagacacaatcaaaaaatttgaataagttgagtttgaactctatatgtttgatagataaatgtcacatgttatacataaaaaattaaaaattacataaaattatgttcACAACATTTTGattaaatattaattgatttgagacataaagtatcgtgaaattatataatttgagaacttattgttgatttttgtattattcgaataacttttattttgattaatatgatatttcaccagtcacaaatttatttataaaacgttgatcatggataattaattatcacttattagttttaattaaatctgttatgtattttattttaaaacattgaagttaaacctaaaaaaaattgagaaaaaaatatttataagagaaaatgttgaaggtcatatatgaattatataatttttcttcaattataaacataaaattttaaaacagggcgcgcgaagcgcgggatactacctattttaaaattaaaataagtCAAATAATACTTATTAATTTAAAttttagtgaaaataatataatttgattaagagtttaattttaatgaaaatgtaataatttaataaagaaataaataataattattaattttCTTATTGAGTGAAtataattatttgtaattagctTCTTTAATTAAAAAGATTTTTTTTGAAGGAAAAATTTGTAAAAATGCCTAGTtttttagtagataggggattaAATGGGACAAATCTTGTAATAGTCTCTAAGCATAAATCCGTTTTAAAATTTTGTGGATCTAATGTAAACCAAAGGACTACAAGTCTACAATTAATACAAGTGTGCGTATATCCTTAAGACCTTAACTGTAATCTAGAGACACCGACCGGCGGCTTAGCAGTGGGCTGCTAGAAGGCAAGGACAATAATGTAATTTTCATGATCTCATCTACACGTTTAACGTTTCGAAACCGTATGTAGTTGTCACAATGGTGATGAAACAAATGCTCTATTCTTAGTTGACCGATGTATATTAAttctttttttcttaaaaaaGTTGGATAACGCGAAATATGATTGCCGTTTTAAAAATTGTTGTGGATAATAACGAGGTATGGAATATTGCTCTGTTTAAATCAAGcgcaaaatctcattgaagacgaacGATATCtgttacaagcttgtgacggatgtcattttctctcacaaaatgtcCATTAAAAGGTAAGTGGGAAGCATATGGGGGTGCCCACCTTattccctctccctttttgtgagaggtcacaagccacaagcaagactagctgtaaATCTAGATACTATGAGACGCTCGCGatctactctttttttttttaaatctaagCGGGAGACGCATCAAGGCAGCCGTTTTACATCTTCGTTCGATTCGAAATGAGATGAAAATATCATTTAATCTCTCTTAGCCAATAAGAAAATGAAGAGGAGAAAGTTTAAGTTTAAAAAATGAGAGATTAAATTCCCATTGCAAATCAAATCAATTAATGAGCAAATAATATGGTCATAAATCTCATTAACTAGAGTTAATAACCTGCTTtgtaattcaaaaaaaaatgtcAACTTTCcctcattttcaaacttttagtctACTGAATAAATCCTACCCTTACTTCATcattcactaaaaaaaaaaaactcataacATAAACTTGAAGCTTTTCTCTAAAGATTCAATATCACAAATGTCGGGTGGAAATGGCAACGACAATagcaatagtaataataacaatgcGAATAATAATgccaataataacaataacaataacaataacaataacaatcgcAATAATGCAAAAGTGATAAAGATTGAGGAGGTGAAACCACACCCTGTTATGGAGACGTTATCAGACATTCAATATTGCCTCAATAGCAACCCTCCTATAGGTACGTTTCTTTTTAAAATCTCTACTCTTTTATTGTCTTCGTCGTAGTCGTACACTATGTACATTTATGCACAGTGGTACCATAATTGCATTGTATAGGCCATATAATTATGCTGGTGTACTAGCGCTACTATTTCGTGTGATGTGACATGTAAACATAACCAGTTTTATATAATACTCACATTGTTCTAGTGCAAGACATGGTTAAGTTTTGACTTTTAAACGATTAACGTAGTGTTATTGTATATTAGTAGTATTGTACTAGTGTGTATTGACGTATTGTTACTGTCATGGTGCGGGATATGTCTTTTTGGGAAAATCGTTTAATCTCAAATTCTTAATATTCGCCCTAGGACGTTGTATTATCTATTATGAGTTTTGATCAATCATCTGGAGATTAATAATTTTAGGTAGCGAAAGATTGATAATGCTAATAGTTGTAACAAATTAACAATGATATATGTGGTATATGTAATGCAGTTGAGTCCATTATACTGGGATTACAACATTCATTCATAGCAGTTGGGATCATCAGTCTCATCTCCTCCATGATCGTACCTAAAATGGGTGGCTCCAATGTACTCATCTAACCCAACTTTTAATATGTATTATGATTAATAATTTATGATACTTGATTACCCTgattaatttttaattattgaataatgaaggttgataaagcaaaggtgatACAAAACATGATGTTTGTTTCAGCCATCAGCACATTGCTTCAGACTTTAGTTGGCACTCGTCTACCAGTACTTGTTGGTGCTTCTCATGCCTTCATTATCCCTACTATGACCATTGTACTCGCCCCTCGGTTCTCAATTATCGATCCTCTTGATCCACTCCAACTGTCTCAACAGGTTCGATTCTTGTTAGGAGATTTCGGCTATGTTATTTTGACTCTTAATTTAGCGAGGCCTCATGTAGGACACACACTCTGATACTTCATTTTCGGCCTGTTATTGtcattgatgaacatgttatctAGTTCGAGTTAGCTAAGTAGGGGTTCTCCGTTCTTTACTGTGAGCAGATTTAATTATTACGAGTTTTGTTAGACTTATCTAGAAATAGGTCAATGCAATTTCCAACCAGTAATTTTAAGCTAGATGGTGAAGCCATGAGTCATTTGAGATGAGATATAATCCAAAAAGATACACGAATTTCTGGTCATATTTGGCTATTTTGTTTAGTCTAACTCGGGTCAGCTTGACACAAAGTTGCATTACTATGAAGTGTGAACAGATTTAATTATGACTTTTTTGTTGGTCCTAATGTATTGTTGTAGAGATTCGAAAGATCGATGGCAGCTGTACAAGGTTCTTTACTGATTGCATCTGTTCTAAAATTATCTCTTGGGTTCTCTGGTATTTGGAGAAACTTTGTAAGGTCTGTATTTAACTAAATTATTTTGTGTAAAATCATTGTAAATTTGATTAACTACTAATATTGTGTTTTGACTGCTTGATAATGCTAGATTTCTAAGCCCTCTTTCTATGGTTCTACTCATAACCTTTACTGGTCTCGGCCTCTTTGATCTTGGCTTTCCAACAGTAAGGcttttaatgaacaatttttaatttttaatgacAATGTGgatttttaattatttaaattttacaTAAGATTTTTTAGCATATTTACAGTCGGAATAACATTATATAGCGGATGGAGTGTGATTCTTCGAGTAAAATTCTCTTTTTATGGTTTCAGCTGGCTAGCTGTGTTGAGATTGGACTTCCGCAATTAGTATTAATGATTTTCTGCTCACAGGCAAGTGTATATGAACACTGAAGGCTCATCTTCTGTATATGTTCAAATTTAGATTTTGATTGATGCACATTCTCAGGACTTCTTTTATTTTTTGTCACTGCAGTATTTATCGTCTATTATGAAGACGAAAAAGAGAATATACGAACAATATGCAGTTGTAATATCCACGGGAATAGTTTGGGTATTTGCTCTAATATTGACGTCAATTGGTGCTTACAATCAACGGCCTCAAAGTACTCAGCTCAGTTGCCGAACAGATCATGCTGGACTCATTCAGAATGCTCCCTGGTTAGATTTTCTTTTCGTAAGTCTTGGGCATGATGGTTTTACGAGTGAAACCAAACCAAATACGGAATACCAATTTTCAATTGTCAGATTAATGGACTAGTCGCTCATGTAAGATTACTGTTAAAAGATACGGAGTACCACGTATTTAACTCGAACTTTGGAAGTATATATCTTAACTCCTATAAGTCTATGtgatttttctataaataaaaatcgaATATTCCTTATCTGACAATAGATAGAAGATTCAAAAGATATCATGTGATGTACGTGAACTTCGAATGTATTTTGCTTATTAAAGTTTAAGGGTTAAACATGAACGTTTATCAAAGTTACTTTAAGTGAAATGCAAGAATATATGCTTATTAAAGGTTGTTCTCATCATATTCTTTTCTTAAATGTAGGGTCTATTTGCCAAGACCATTTCAATGGGGCAAACCCACTTTACACTTCAACGAAGCTTTTCTGATGATACTTGCCGGATTTGTTGCATTAACTGAGGTTAGCTCTAAAGCTTTCGTCATACATTTGCACATGTATTCCCCTTAAAACCGTCTCTTCCAAAATTCGCTTAAAATACGTTTAAAATAAGAAAACGCGACACCTAGTAAGAAACCATCAAATTTTATCTCAAGTAGTTTCACTCAACATTCACTATTTTCAGTTTGATAGTTGTTACTCggtattttttatttttcattggAGGAATAATTGTTACTGTTATATTTTTCATGACTTGAATATTGTAGAGTACTGGCACATTTATAGCAGCAGCAAGGTATGCAAGTGCTACGCCCGTTCCTCCCTCAGTAGTCAGCCGAGGTGTATTCTGGCTGGTGTGTTATGAATTTTAATCCTTCCACCTATTTTAATTACAAGTAAGAAAGATATGTTTTGATAATGTGATTTAATCTTATAAGAGCATTTTTATCAGGGATTCGGAACATTGTTGAATGGAATTTTTGGTGCTGTTGCTGGCTCCACTGCTTCAGTGTAAGACAAACTTGTTTTCCCTAAGCTGTAGAATCCATATATTAATCTCTTCCTCTTCTTTGCCTCCCTTTGTCTGTTCTAGGAGAAGTGTCGGGTAGAGATTCCATATCCTTAAATATCGTACTAGTGACACACTATGAAGTCTAAAGCGAAGGGTCAAAGAAA from Silene latifolia isolate original U9 population chromosome 3, ASM4854445v1, whole genome shotgun sequence harbors:
- the LOC141647843 gene encoding nucleobase-ascorbate transporter 6-like: MSGGNGNDNSNSNNNNANNNANNNNNNNNNNNNRNNAKVIKIEEVKPHPVMETLSDIQYCLNSNPPIVESIILGLQHSFIAVGIISLISSMIVPKMGGSNVDKAKVIQNMMFVSAISTLLQTLVGTRLPVLVGASHAFIIPTMTIVLAPRFSIIDPLDPLQLSQQRFERSMAAVQGSLLIASVLKLSLGFSGIWRNFVRFLSPLSMVLLITFTGLGLFDLGFPTLASCVEIGLPQLVLMIFCSQYLSSIMKTKKRIYEQYAVVISTGIVWVFALILTSIGAYNQRPQSTQLSCRTDHAGLIQNAPWVYLPRPFQWGKPTLHFNEAFLMILAGFVALTESTGTFIAAARYASATPVPPSVVSRGVFWLGFGTLLNGIFGAVAGSTASVESAGLLGLTKVGSRRVIQISAGFMLIFSIFGKIGAFFASVPSPIMAASYCIFYAFVSSAGLNHLQFCNLNSFRTLFILGFSSFLAISVPQYFRDYKATVGSTPFHMRSEWLGDAMTIIFISSPMVAVIVSMLLDNTVHCEEAARNDSGKPWWDRFIKFSKEIRNAEFYSLPCKLGNCFPSL